The proteins below come from a single Burkholderia contaminans genomic window:
- a CDS encoding lytic transglycosylase domain-containing protein, whose protein sequence is MSARRLRTAAACLCALAALAFACLPLRGAQAAGAGTGFAPLARACAPNVDPDTLAALVRTESGFNPYAIGVVGGHLARQPASLDEARATARELAARGFSYSVGLAQVNERNFAKYGLDEATMFEPCRNLRAGGAILTECFARSSGTGRATQAALRAALSCYYSGNFTTGFSSGYVSRVVASAQRNAREGGVGPIPVVTDTPPPARQRRMDAAATTPPERARRLPSPAASADAPSCHARPVVMMCRGLAASRAKRLCVKCLDE, encoded by the coding sequence ATGAGCGCGCGCCGCCTGCGAACCGCCGCCGCCTGCCTGTGCGCGCTGGCTGCGCTCGCCTTCGCGTGCCTGCCGCTGCGCGGCGCGCAGGCCGCAGGCGCCGGTACCGGCTTCGCGCCGCTCGCGCGTGCGTGCGCGCCGAACGTCGATCCCGATACCCTCGCCGCGCTGGTGCGTACCGAATCGGGCTTCAATCCGTATGCGATCGGCGTGGTCGGCGGCCATCTGGCGCGCCAGCCCGCGTCGCTCGACGAAGCACGCGCAACCGCGCGCGAGCTCGCGGCGCGCGGCTTCAGCTACAGCGTCGGCCTTGCGCAGGTGAACGAGCGCAATTTTGCGAAATACGGGCTCGATGAAGCGACGATGTTCGAACCGTGCCGCAACCTGCGGGCCGGCGGCGCGATCCTGACCGAATGCTTCGCGCGCTCGTCGGGCACCGGTCGCGCCACGCAGGCCGCGTTGCGCGCGGCGCTGTCGTGCTACTACAGCGGCAACTTCACGACCGGCTTCTCGAGCGGCTACGTGAGCCGCGTCGTCGCCAGCGCGCAGCGCAACGCGCGCGAAGGCGGCGTCGGACCGATTCCCGTCGTGACCGATACGCCGCCGCCCGCGCGCCAGCGTCGCATGGACGCGGCCGCGACCACGCCGCCCGAGCGCGCGCGCCGGCTGCCGTCGCCTGCCGCGTCCGCCGATGCGCCGTCGTGCCACGCCCGCCCGGTCGTGATGATGTGCCGCGGGCTCGCAGCCAGCCGAGCGAAGCGGCTGTGCGTGAAGTGTCTCGACGAGTAG
- the sctR gene encoding type III secretion system export apparatus subunit SctR — MGNLPNPVALIAVIAALGIAPFAALMVTSYTKLVVVLGLLRSALGIQQVPPNLVLNGIALILSLFIMAPVGMSIRDALQARHFDASGQLSTADVGALADAALPPIKDFLVSHTRQRDREFFVRTATSVWPKNRADGIKDDDLLVLVPSFTLAELTKAFQIGFVIYIVFIVVDLLVANILLALGMQMISPTTISVPFKLLLFVALDGWSLLVHGLVMSYRVAGAG, encoded by the coding sequence ATGGGCAATCTGCCGAATCCGGTCGCGCTGATCGCGGTGATCGCCGCGCTCGGCATCGCGCCGTTCGCGGCGCTGATGGTCACGAGCTACACGAAGCTCGTGGTCGTGCTCGGCCTGTTGCGCTCCGCGCTCGGCATCCAGCAGGTGCCGCCGAACCTCGTGCTGAACGGCATCGCGCTGATCCTGTCGCTGTTCATCATGGCGCCCGTCGGGATGTCGATCCGCGACGCGCTGCAGGCGCGCCACTTCGATGCGTCGGGGCAGTTGTCGACGGCCGACGTCGGCGCGCTCGCCGATGCCGCGCTGCCGCCGATCAAGGATTTCCTCGTGTCGCACACGCGGCAGCGCGATCGCGAATTCTTCGTGCGCACCGCCACCTCGGTGTGGCCGAAGAACCGCGCGGACGGCATCAAGGACGACGACCTGCTGGTGCTGGTGCCGAGCTTCACGCTCGCCGAGCTGACGAAGGCGTTCCAGATCGGTTTCGTGATCTATATCGTGTTCATCGTCGTCGACCTGCTGGTCGCGAACATCCTGCTCGCGCTCGGCATGCAGATGATCTCGCCGACCACGATCTCGGTGCCGTTCAAGCTGCTGCTGTTCGTCGCGCTCGACGGCTGGTCGCTGCTCGTGCACGGCCTCGTGATGTCGTACCGGGTGGCGGGCGCGGGATGA